In Rhodococcus pseudokoreensis, the DNA window CTGCCGCCCTCGTCGACGATGCGCTGCGCGAAGGCAGCGCCCAGCCCCCGCGCCGCCCCGGTCACGATCACAACCTTCCCCGCCAGTTGCTGTGCGGTCTCGGTCATCTCAGCTCACATCCTCGTCGTCGAAAAGTCACGTTCGCCCGGCACCCTCGGCTGCCGACGGCCCGAGTCTGCTGTGGGCGGCCCCCGCGGGAAACGGGTTCTCCCGGTGATCGGAACAACTCGTAGCCACGGGAAACGCCGGACCACTGTGATGTGGATTACCCGCTGACGTTCCGGACATGCCGGACGAGCGGATCTCCCCGACTGACCATCGAAAGGGTTTCCATGTCTCGACGTGTCACCTCCACCGCCGCGGTGCTGATCACCGGCAGCGTGCTGTTCGCGGGTCTCGGCGCGCCTGCGCTCGCTTCGGCGGACCCGTTCTCGCTGCCCGGAATCAGCCTCCCGGATTTCGGTTCGTCCGATTTCGGGAGCGCGGGCCCGGTCGTCGAGACGCCGCGACTGGCGTCGGTCGACAACTTCCGCGACGTCGGAGGAACGGGACGGGGGTATGCGACCGCCCGCGGGGGACACGTCACGCGGGGGCTGTTCTACCGTTCGAACGCGCTGGTTCCGAACGACCAGGATCTCGCCGTCCTCACCGGGCTCGGGCTGACCGCGGTGTACGACGTGCGGACCGTCGAAGAGGTGGCGGCGAAGCCCGACCGGCTCCCGGCCGGACCACGGTATCAGGGCATCCCGATCCTGTCGGGTGACCTCGGTGCCGCTGTCGCGCAGTTGAAGTCGCCCGCCGACGCCGTCGCGTTCATGCAGCAGATGAACCGCAGCTTCGTCGACGACGCGGCGACCCGGGCCGGGTTCGCGCAACTCCTGACGTCATTGGCCGAGACCGACGGACCGCAGGTCTTCCACTGCACGGCAGGCAAGGACCGCACCGGCTGGGCGTCCGCGCTGCTGCTCTCCATCGCCGGGGTTCCGCAGGACACCATCTTCGACGACTATCTGCTCACCAACGAATACACCGCCGCGTCGATGAAGGTCACGTACGACCAGATCGCCGCCGGCCGCGGCGAGGCGGTGGCGAAGATCTACCAGCCGCTGCTGGGTGTGGACCGTAGCTACCTCGAGGCAGGGCTCGGCCGGCTCGCCGAGCAGTACGGCACGGTCGACCGTTACCTCACCGACGGGCTGGGTCTGAGTTCGGCGACGGTCGACCGGCTGCGGAGCAAGCTGCTCGGCTGAGGTCAGGCCCCGATCGCGTCCGAGAGGGTCGTGAGCCGGCTGATCTCGGACGCGGTCAGCGTCACGGTCGGGGCGTCGAGCAGGGCGGGAAGCTGTTCGAGGCGGCTCGCGCTCGCGATCGGCGCGGTGATGCCGGGCCGGGTCAGGAGCCACGCGAGGGCGATGGTGGAGATCTCCGCGGAGTGCGCGTCGGCGATCTCGGCCAGGGCGTCGACGACGGCGAGACCGGACTCGGAGAAGTAGCGGGTCGCCATCCGCTGGCGGGCCCGGCCCTCGAGGTCGGCCTGGGTGCGGTACTTGCCCGCGAGGAAACCCGCCGCGAGCGAGTAGTACGGGAAGACGCCCAGGCCGTTCTCGGTCGCGAGCGCGGCCACCTCGGGCTCGTAGTCGTGGCGGTGCACCAGGTTGTAGTGCGGCTGCAGCGCGATCGGCGCGGCGAAACCGTGCTCGGCCGACAGCGACAGCCACTCCCGGATGCGCTCGGGCGAGTAGTTGGAGATGGCGACGTGCCGGACGAGTCCGTCGCGGACCAGCTTGTCGAAGGCGCCGAGCGTGTCCACGAGGGGAGTGTCGGCGTCGTCGAAGTGCGCGTAGTACACGTCGATGTAGTCGGTCTGCAGCCGCTTCAGGGACGCCTCCGCCGCTGCCCGGACGTTGGCGGGGGCCAGGCCCTTGAACTCGGGATGCTGGCTGACCTTGGTGGCGATCACGATGTGGTCCCGGTTGTGGCGGGACGCCATCCAGTTGCCGAGGACGGTCTCGGACTCGCCGCCGGAGTTGCCGTCGGCGAACGCGGAGTACGAGTCCGCCGTGTCGACGAAGTTGCCGCCGCCCGCGGCGAATGCGTCGAGGATGTCGAACGACGTCGGTTCGTCACTGGTCCAGCCGAAGGTGTTGCCACCGAGGGCCAGGGGAAAGATGTCCAGATCCGAGTTGCCGATCGCGACCACGGGTGCTCCGTTTCTAGGTGTGTCCTGTCCGGGAATGTGCGAAGAGTTCGCCTGACGACGCTATCGCAGCCGCTAGGCGCACGCGCGTCCGGCTACCGGACACACCGTTCCTGGTCCGATTCCCAGGCGAATCGGACATGTGTCGCGCTAACCCCGCCCACCGCGACTCCGACGGCATACCGTGGAGGGGGTGCGTTCGTTCCGGCGAGACACGGAGTTGAGTGATGCGGGACCAGTCGATCGATGACGTTCTGAACACGGGCCTGTTCGTCGACGGGCGGTGGATCCGCTCCAGCTCCGGCGAGACCCGGGACTGCATCAATCCGGCCGACGGGTCGGTGGTAGCCACCGTCGACGAGGCCTCCCCGGACGACGCCGCCCGCGCTGTCGCCGCGGCCCGTGCGGCGTTCGACGAGGGCACCTGGCCGCACACGCCCGTCGCCGAGCGCACCGCGGTGGTCGCGCGGATCGCCGATCTGCTCGAACGCGACAAGGAGACGCTGGCGCGCATCGAGACGCTCGACACCGGAAAGACTCTGGAGGAGAGCAGGATCGACATCGACGACGTGGTGTCGGTGTTCCGGTACTACGCGCAACTCGCCGCGGTCGAGGCGGACCGTCTGGTGGATGTCGGCCGTCCCGACGTGATCAGCCGGGTGGTGCGCGAGCCGATCGGTGTGTGCGTGCTCATCGCACCGTGGAACTACCCGCTGCTGCAGATCTCGTGGAAGGTCGCGCCCGCACTGGCGGCGGGGTGCACGATGGTCCTCAAACCGAGCGAGGTGACTCCGCTCAGCACCATCGCGTTCACCGCGCTGATCGCCGAAGCCGGGGTTCCGGCCGGGGTGGTGAACCTCGTACAGGGCAGCGGCGCCGTCCTGGGCGCCGCACTCACGGGCACCCCCGACGTCGACTTCGTCTCCTTCACCGGCGGGCTGGCCACCGGACGCGTCATCCTCGAGACCGCGGCGAAGAACGTCACCAAGGTGGCGGTGGAACTCGGTGGAAAGAATCCGCACATCGTCTTCGCCGACGCGGACGGAGACGACTCCGTCGACCAGGTGCTCACGGGAGTGTTCCTGCACTCCGGTCAGGTGTGCTCGGCGGGAACCCGCCTGATCATCGAGGAATCCATCGCCGATCGGTTCGTCGCCGCGCTCGCCGCCCGAGCGGAGAAGATCCGGATGGGCAACGGCCTCGACCCGGCGAGCCGAACGGGCCCGCTGGTATCCGAGGCCCACCGGGAGAAGGTCGAAAAATACGTGGAACTCGGACGCTCCGAGGGCGCCCGGTTGGTGACCGGGGGAGCCCGGCCCTCGGATCCCGCGTTGGCGAACGGGAGTTTCTACCTGCCCACCATCTTCGACCACTGCGACCGCACCATGCGCCTCGTGCAGGAGGAGACGTTCGGGCCGATCCTCACCGTCGAGCGTTTCACCACGGAAGAGGAAGCGCTGCGATTGGGCAACGACACCGAGTACGGCCTCGCCGCCGGTGTCCGGACCGCCGACAGCGCCCGGGGCGAGCGCATGGTGCGCGGTCTGCGCCACGGAACGGTGTGGCTCAACGACTTCGGTTACTACACCGCGGCCGCCGAGTGGGGCGGTTTCAAGATGTCGGGGAACGGGCGCGAACTCGGCCCCGCCGGTCTGGCGGAATACCAGGAGACCAAGCACATCTGGCACAACACCTCGCCCACGGCGGCGGGGTGGTTCGACAACGGCTAGTCCGGCGCACGGAGAGGCGAGAGAACCATGGCTACTCGGCACGGTGCAGTGGGTGACGGAGATGAGCCGGGGGACAGTGGACTCGGCGAACTGGGGTACAAGCAGGAATTGGACCGCAGTCTGGGCAAGTTCGCCAGTTTCGCGGCGGGAGTCAGCTACATCTCGATTCTCACCGGCACATTCCAGTTGTTCTATTTCGGGTTCGGCACGGCGGGGCCGGCGTATCTGTGGTCCTGGCCGATGGTGTTCGTCGGGCAGATGGCCGTCGCGCTGTGCTTCATGGAACTTGCGGCCAAGTATCCCGTCGCCGGCTCGGTCTACAACTGGGCCAAGCTGCTCGGCAGCAGGATCGTGGGCTGGTCGTCGGGCTGGCTGATGCTCACCGCGTCGATCGTGACGCTCTCCGCGGTCGTGCTCGCGCTGCAACTCAACCTGCCGCGGCTGTGGAGCGGTTTCCAGATCGTCGGTGACGGCAGCGGTGAGTACGACTTCGCGACCAACGCCGTCATTCTCGGCACCGTCATGATCGCGTTCACCACGGCGGTCAACGCATTCGGCGTCAAGCTGATGGCCCTCATCAACAGCACCGGCGTGTTCGTCGAATTGATCGCCGCCGTCCTCATCGCGATCATCCTCGCCGCCAACATCACTCGCGGCCCGGAGGTGTTCTTCTCCACCCACGGGTACGGTGCCGGGGAGGCCGGCGGCTATCTGAGCGTCTTCCTCGTGGCGTCCCTCGCGTCCGGGTACGTGATGTACGGCTTCGATACCGCGAGTTCGCTCGGCGAGGAAACCGTCGACCCGCGGCGGACGGCGCCCAAGGCGATCCTGCGGGCGATCCTCGCGTCGTTCGTGATCGGCGGGGCGATCCTGGTGTTCGCCGTCATGGCGGCCCCCGACCTCGACGATCCGCTGATCGGCAGCAGCGAGGGCGGCCTGCAGTACATCGTCGAGCAGGTTATGTGGGGACCGCTCGGCAAGATCTTCCTCGTCTGCATCGTGATCGCGGTGACGGTGTGTTCGCTCGCCGTGCACGCCGCGGCGATCCGGCTCACGTTCGCGATGGCCCGCGACAACGCCCTGCCCTTCGGGGAGCGGCTGGCGCACGTCAACCCGAAGCATCAGACACCGGTGGTCCCCGCCATCGTGATCGGTCTGCTCGCGGCGTTCATCCTCGTCATCAACATCGGGCAGCCGCAGATCTTCACGGTGCTGACGTCGATCGCGATCATCATGATCTACCTCGCGTACCTCATGGTCACCGGTCCGCTGCTGAAGAAACGACTGCAGGGGCAGTGGCCGCCGAAGGAACTCGCCGAGAGCGGCTACTTCACCATGGGCCGGTGGGGGCTGGCGGTGAACATCTTCGCCGTGCTGTGGGGCGTGGGAATGGCGCTCAATCTCGCATGGCCGCGCCCCGAGGTCTACGGAACCCCCTGGTACAACACCTGGGGCGCGTTCGTCTACATCGGCATCATCCTCGGGCTCGGCCTCCTCTGGTACGCGGTGAAGGGCCGCAACCACATCGGCTGCCTCGCCTCGCACGCGGCGGCGACGAAGGACGAGGCAGAGAGTGAACTGCCATGACGGACACCGTGTTCGACTACGTGATCGCCGGCGGAGGAACCGCCGGATGCGTGCTCGCCGCCCGGCTCAGCGAGGACCCGTCGGTGACCGTGTGCCTCGTGGAGGCGGGCCCGTCGGACGTCGGTGACCGCAACGTCCTCGAGCTGTCGCAGTGGATGCATCTGCTGGACTCCGGATACGACTGGGACTATCCGATCGAGCCGCAGGAGCGGGGCAACAGCTTCATGCGGCACGCACGGGCCAAGGTCCTCGGCGGCTGCTCGTCCCACAACTCGTGTATCGCGTTCTGGCCACCCGCCGAGACACTCGACGACTGGGCGGCGGCCGGTGCGACGGGCTGGGGTGCGAACGACGTGTTACCGCTCGTCGCGCGGGTGGAGAACAACGACGCCCCCGGCGAGCAGCACGGTCGCAGCGGTCCGGTGCGGTTGCGCGACGTCCCCCCGAACGACCCCTGCGGCGTCGCACTGCTCGAGGCCGCGGCGAAGGTCGGGTTGCCCACCGTGCAGTTCAACCGCGGCACGAGCGTCCTCGACGGGGCGGGGTGGTTCCAGATCAACGCGTCCGAGGACGGCACCCGCATGTCGACGTCGCACGCCTACCTGCACCCGATCCTCGGATCCCGGCCCAACCTCGACGTGCGCACCGACTGCTGGGTCGCCGAGATCGTCATCGACGACGAGATGGCGGCGACCGGCGTGCGCTATCAGCGTCCAGACCTCACCGGATACGACACCGTCTCGGCGCGCCGCGAGGTGATCGTCACCGCCGGTGCCATCGACACCCCGAAACTGCTGATGCTCTCGGGTATCGGGCCCACGGTGCACCTGCGTGAGATGGGCGTGCAGGTCCGGGTCGACGCCCCCGGTGTCGGGCAGAACCTCGACGACCACGTGGAAGGGCTCGTCTTCTGGGAGGCGTCCCGGCCGATGGTCACCGAGTCGACGCAGTGGTGGGAGATCGGCCTGTTCGCCACGACCGAGACGGGACTGAACCATCCGGACCTGATGATGCATTACGGCAGCGTCCCGTTCGACATGAACACCCTCCGGTGGGGATACCCCACCACCGACAACGGTTTCTGCCTCACCCCGAACGTCACGCAGGGACTCTCCCGCGGAACGGTCCGGCTCCGCTCCCGCGACTTCCGGGACCGTCCGCGAGTGGACCCCCGGTATTTCACCGACCCCGACGGTCACGACGAGGCCGTGATGCTCGCCGGGTTCCGGCTTTCGCGCCGCATCGCCGAGCAGGAACCGCTCCGTGGCTGGATCACGAGGGAACTGGCTCCCGGGCCGGAGGCGGAGACCGACGACGAACTGATCGACTACGCGCACCGCACCCACAACACGGTGTATCACCCAGCCGGGACCGCCCGGATGGGGGCGGCCACCGATCCGGCGGCTGTCCTCGACCCGGAGTTGCGGGTGAAGGGGGTGCGCAATCTGCGGGTGGTGGACGCGTCCGCGATGCCGAAACTGCCGTACGTCAACCCCAACATCACGGTCATGACGATGGCCGAGAAGTGCGCCGATCTGATTCGCGGACGCTGACCCGGTGACGTGCCGGAGGCCCTGCGTGAACCGCCAGGTACTTTGAAGTCCTACTATCTCCCCGTACTGGCAGAGAGACGGAAGGGCACGTCATGAATACTCCTGAACCGATCGTCGTAGTCGACGGCGCGAGGACCCCGATCGGCAGCTTCGGGGGCGCGTTCAAGGACGTGCCCGCCCATGAACTGGGTGCGACCGCCGCGAAGGCCGCACTGGACCGTGCCGGGGTCCCGGGCGGCGACATCGACGAGGTGGTGATGGGCTGCATCGGTCAGGTCGGGCCGGACGCCTACAACGCCCGCCGCGTCGCCCTGGCCGCGGGACTTCCCGAGAAGACCCCGGCGTACACCGTCAACCGGCTGTGCGGGTCGGGTCTGCAGGCGGTGTGGTCGGCGGCGCAGCAGATGCGCTGGGGTGGGGTGAACTTCGCCCTCGCCGGCGGCGACGAGAGCATGTCGCGGATGCCGTTCTACGATTTCTCGGCCCGCTCCGGGTACAAGCTCGGTGACCGCAAGCTGGTGGACGGCACGGTCGCGATCCTGACCGACCCGTTCGGTGGCGTGCACATGGGCCGCACCGCCGAGGCCGTGGCCCGCAAGTACGACGTGAGCAGGCAGCAGCAGGACGAGTTCGCCGTCGAATCCCAGCGCCGCGCCGCCTCGGATGCGGCGAAGGCCGCGTTCGCCGAGGAGATCACCCCCGTCGAGATCGGCGGCCGGCGTCCCAAGACGGTCGACGTCGACGAGCACCCCAAGCCCGACACCACCCTCGAGACCCTCGCCAAGCTGCGGCCGGCGTTCGAGGAGGGCGGCTCGGTGACCGCGGGCAACGCGTCCGGGATCAACGACGGCGCCGCGGCGCTGGTGCTGGCGACGCAGACCGCCGCGCAGGACAAGGGCCTGACCGGGCTGGTGACCCTGGAGGCGGTCGCGACGGCGGCGATGGATCCCGCGCTGATGGGATAC includes these proteins:
- a CDS encoding aldo/keto reductase encodes the protein MVAIGNSDLDIFPLALGGNTFGWTSDEPTSFDILDAFAAGGGNFVDTADSYSAFADGNSGGESETVLGNWMASRHNRDHIVIATKVSQHPEFKGLAPANVRAAAEASLKRLQTDYIDVYYAHFDDADTPLVDTLGAFDKLVRDGLVRHVAISNYSPERIREWLSLSAEHGFAAPIALQPHYNLVHRHDYEPEVAALATENGLGVFPYYSLAAGFLAGKYRTQADLEGRARQRMATRYFSESGLAVVDALAEIADAHSAEISTIALAWLLTRPGITAPIASASRLEQLPALLDAPTVTLTASEISRLTTLSDAIGA
- a CDS encoding APC family permease; its protein translation is MATRHGAVGDGDEPGDSGLGELGYKQELDRSLGKFASFAAGVSYISILTGTFQLFYFGFGTAGPAYLWSWPMVFVGQMAVALCFMELAAKYPVAGSVYNWAKLLGSRIVGWSSGWLMLTASIVTLSAVVLALQLNLPRLWSGFQIVGDGSGEYDFATNAVILGTVMIAFTTAVNAFGVKLMALINSTGVFVELIAAVLIAIILAANITRGPEVFFSTHGYGAGEAGGYLSVFLVASLASGYVMYGFDTASSLGEETVDPRRTAPKAILRAILASFVIGGAILVFAVMAAPDLDDPLIGSSEGGLQYIVEQVMWGPLGKIFLVCIVIAVTVCSLAVHAAAIRLTFAMARDNALPFGERLAHVNPKHQTPVVPAIVIGLLAAFILVINIGQPQIFTVLTSIAIIMIYLAYLMVTGPLLKKRLQGQWPPKELAESGYFTMGRWGLAVNIFAVLWGVGMALNLAWPRPEVYGTPWYNTWGAFVYIGIILGLGLLWYAVKGRNHIGCLASHAAATKDEAESELP
- a CDS encoding aldehyde dehydrogenase family protein, translated to MRDQSIDDVLNTGLFVDGRWIRSSSGETRDCINPADGSVVATVDEASPDDAARAVAAARAAFDEGTWPHTPVAERTAVVARIADLLERDKETLARIETLDTGKTLEESRIDIDDVVSVFRYYAQLAAVEADRLVDVGRPDVISRVVREPIGVCVLIAPWNYPLLQISWKVAPALAAGCTMVLKPSEVTPLSTIAFTALIAEAGVPAGVVNLVQGSGAVLGAALTGTPDVDFVSFTGGLATGRVILETAAKNVTKVAVELGGKNPHIVFADADGDDSVDQVLTGVFLHSGQVCSAGTRLIIEESIADRFVAALAARAEKIRMGNGLDPASRTGPLVSEAHREKVEKYVELGRSEGARLVTGGARPSDPALANGSFYLPTIFDHCDRTMRLVQEETFGPILTVERFTTEEEALRLGNDTEYGLAAGVRTADSARGERMVRGLRHGTVWLNDFGYYTAAAEWGGFKMSGNGRELGPAGLAEYQETKHIWHNTSPTAAGWFDNG
- a CDS encoding GMC family oxidoreductase codes for the protein MTDTVFDYVIAGGGTAGCVLAARLSEDPSVTVCLVEAGPSDVGDRNVLELSQWMHLLDSGYDWDYPIEPQERGNSFMRHARAKVLGGCSSHNSCIAFWPPAETLDDWAAAGATGWGANDVLPLVARVENNDAPGEQHGRSGPVRLRDVPPNDPCGVALLEAAAKVGLPTVQFNRGTSVLDGAGWFQINASEDGTRMSTSHAYLHPILGSRPNLDVRTDCWVAEIVIDDEMAATGVRYQRPDLTGYDTVSARREVIVTAGAIDTPKLLMLSGIGPTVHLREMGVQVRVDAPGVGQNLDDHVEGLVFWEASRPMVTESTQWWEIGLFATTETGLNHPDLMMHYGSVPFDMNTLRWGYPTTDNGFCLTPNVTQGLSRGTVRLRSRDFRDRPRVDPRYFTDPDGHDEAVMLAGFRLSRRIAEQEPLRGWITRELAPGPEAETDDELIDYAHRTHNTVYHPAGTARMGAATDPAAVLDPELRVKGVRNLRVVDASAMPKLPYVNPNITVMTMAEKCADLIRGR
- a CDS encoding thiolase family protein — protein: MNTPEPIVVVDGARTPIGSFGGAFKDVPAHELGATAAKAALDRAGVPGGDIDEVVMGCIGQVGPDAYNARRVALAAGLPEKTPAYTVNRLCGSGLQAVWSAAQQMRWGGVNFALAGGDESMSRMPFYDFSARSGYKLGDRKLVDGTVAILTDPFGGVHMGRTAEAVARKYDVSRQQQDEFAVESQRRAASDAAKAAFAEEITPVEIGGRRPKTVDVDEHPKPDTTLETLAKLRPAFEEGGSVTAGNASGINDGAAALVLATQTAAQDKGLTGLVTLEAVATAAMDPALMGYAPVLALQNLFEQTGTTPGDIDVIELNEAFASQAVAVIRDAKLNPEKTNPYGGAIALGHPVGATGAILSLRIAKDMVRRDLELGIVTMCIGGGQALAALFKRI
- a CDS encoding tyrosine-protein phosphatase — encoded protein: MSRRVTSTAAVLITGSVLFAGLGAPALASADPFSLPGISLPDFGSSDFGSAGPVVETPRLASVDNFRDVGGTGRGYATARGGHVTRGLFYRSNALVPNDQDLAVLTGLGLTAVYDVRTVEEVAAKPDRLPAGPRYQGIPILSGDLGAAVAQLKSPADAVAFMQQMNRSFVDDAATRAGFAQLLTSLAETDGPQVFHCTAGKDRTGWASALLLSIAGVPQDTIFDDYLLTNEYTAASMKVTYDQIAAGRGEAVAKIYQPLLGVDRSYLEAGLGRLAEQYGTVDRYLTDGLGLSSATVDRLRSKLLG